The sequence below is a genomic window from Brachyhypopomus gauderio isolate BG-103 chromosome 5, BGAUD_0.2, whole genome shotgun sequence.
GCTCACGGTGTGGAGGTGCACGCGTCCCCCGCCGCCTTGCCCACGGGCCACGACGTCTCCGCAGGTAAACACCCTGAAGATTATGCCTGCTGCGTGGTCCTTTAAATCCTGTCCTTACTCAACTTGtggttatgtgtatgtgtaatgaCCCTGgtttgtgtgcgcgtgctgtgTATTTTGTGATATTAAACCTGTATGTATCTGTAAACTAATGCATGCACATAACTACCCCGGCTAGCGTCTTCATAGTATAACTCTGTCTGCAGTAGCTTGCCGcttttagtgtgtgtatgtgtgtgtgtgtgtgtgtagagctctgtgtgtgtgtctctgtgtcagaTGCGCCCACATTATCCCGTCTGTTGGAGAGTGCCCCCCCAGTCCAGATGCCAGCCAGCGCTGAGCCCCCTAACCCCCCTGTagcccccccagctcaaggaCACCTCTTTATCCCCTGCCCAGGTCTCTGCCTCTCCCGCCCTCCTCCTCACACCCATCTCGCCTCCACTTGAGCTTTCACCAAAAGTGTTAGTTTGGCTAGCAGCCACAAATGAGCGTAATGTCTTTAGTGGAATGTTTATAGCTGCTACTTTTTCTTTCCCTTTTAgaaatgttacatttttttgactgaaccatttatttaatgtatttattccttTGATGGACGGTTTTTGCCCTTCAAGTATATAGCTTGCACTCCCAGATAGCCATTAAAGCAGTCTGTGTTAATTGATTAAAAAGTCCACAGAGGCGTCAATGTCATGTGCATATGAAAGCCTTCTGCAGTTACACAAAAAAGGCCATAGATCATCACCAGCCAAACACGGAGAGAGAGATCACCTGTGTTctccatcgtgtgtgtgtgtgtgtgtgtgtgtgtgtgtgtgtgtaggaacagCAGTTGCAGAGTGTTCGGTTCCTGAGGCCGTGCTGACAGTGCAGTCTGCGGTGGAGCAGGCGGAGGGCAGAGAGGGTGAGCTGGTGGAGGAAGACCTGGTGGCTGTGTCTTACATGGGGGAGGAGCTAGACCTAGAAACCGTGGGGGACATCATAGCTATCATTGAAGAGAAGGTACTGCAAGACACGCACACAACAGATACACATATACGCACACGTAGAGCAAACCCTCATGTACCAAAGAACACAACCACATCCTACGTCTGCCGAGAGATGTTTCTACAGTGTCCCGACTAAACCTGCCTTCATATCTCTCCCCTTCCTGTCTAAGGTGGATGACTCCGTGGAGGTGCTGGATGCAGCGGAGGTGGAGGCTGCTCTCTCCCTGTGCGACGAGGCTGTGGCGGGCCCACATGCTCTCCCGGGGCCCTGGGAGCCCGAGGCCTTCAAGCCGTCTGAGCCCGACTCCTCCGCCCAGCCCAGGGTCGCTGCCGGGACCCCACTGAGCTCCCCTGTCCCAGGAGTCCTGGAGGGTGAGCAAGCCGCGCCGGTGGAGGACGCGGGGGACTCCGGCGAACCCGAGGAGGGGGCACAGGACCCGGACACCGTCACCCCTGCAGAGATGGACCAGACACAGGAGACTGAGCTGCAGGGCgtggaagagagagaagcagaggaggagggagggagggaggaggagcaggCCCCTAGCCCCTCGTTGAAGTGCGCGAGTGAGGAGTGGACGCAGCCCGAAGCAGAGACACCCTGCCTGGACTCTGAGGACAGCTCTGTGTCTGGGAGAGACTCAAAGGTAGCACAGCTGCATACAAGGCCAATAGCCAATCACCGATACGCACTGTTGTTCCCTGGACAGTAAAAACGATTGCCTTAGTAACTATATGTGCAGGTGTAGAAATACATACTTTTGTGGTGAAATAATGTGCTAGATTACACTACAGTATACCCTGTTATGATGTTCCGGTTTTTCCCTTTTCCGTTAGCGTGTCATGGCCCTTTGTGCACATAAACGGTCTGCAGAGTTCCAAAGCCCAAAGTACATGCCCGAGGCAGTAACTCTTTCCCACAGAAACCACTTTTCTCAACTGCCTGGAACGCCTGGTTGTATTTACAGCCCTCTTGCTTTGTTACAAGATGATGCTTCTCGTAGCACAGTCATTAATACCTGCCCACCAGCAGATTGGCACACTCTTACCTAAAGGCATCGTGCTGGAGCGGCAGAATCTCTCTGGCAGTTGTCCAGACAACTGGGTGACCAATCAGACCACACTGGGGGTGGTGCTTAAAGGCACAGGAACTCTAACAGTGTTTCAGAGCATGAATAGAGAATTTTTTTGAGCATTGTTtgagcatgtatgtatgaagtaTGTAAATCTAAATCtagattacccccccccccccccccccccccaaccaaaaAGAATGAACATTGAAAATGAGAGTAATAGGGAATCTATTGTGCTCCCTTTTCTCACGATGTAGGAGGTGAAGGATGAGGATGGAGCAAGTGAGGTGGATGCAGATGAAGGGATGGAGATgaaggagtgtggtgagggccCCTATCTCTCAGAGCTGGAACCCCCGGCCAGTGAGAGTGAGGACGGCTATGGCACCAACTCCCAGCGCTACACCACCGCGGACTCCACCGCCAGCAGCCCTGCCTCCTCTcagttgtgagtgtgtgttggggtgttgtgtgtgtgtgtgtccgtgtgtgtgtgtatctcactCTGTCCTTGCTGTCTGTCTCAGTTCAATGTGCAGTGAAGATCAGGAGGCTCTGCAAGCTCAAAAGATCTGGAAAAAAGCCATCATGCTGGTGTGGCgggcagcagccaatcacaggcGAGTTTTAATCAACTGGCCAATCACAGACACTCTTCCATTGTGTCACAGTCACTCTTCCATTGTGTCCTCACCAGTGCTAGCGAAGATTTTCTGTTACATAAGAGATTTATGTTTGCGCAGGTATGCAAGTGTATTTCTGCAGCCTGTGTCTGATGACATCGCTCCCGGCTACCACAGCATTGTCCACAGGTCTGCCCACTCCTGTATAACCACATAGATCTGAAGCGTTTAATGTGTTGaacaattaaaaaatatatatatccttaattaataaataaaaaaaaactatatatatatagtttgtgtgtgtaaaatatctTCAACTGATCATTTGTTCATTTATATAAATGAAATTTATAAATAATTCGAAGGTTTGACTGCTGTTCTCTATTAAAGACATTTCTAGATATTTGTAGGTGTTTGGAATTGTTTGGAACTCTGGCACTTTTGAGCATCTGTCACTCACTCAAATCCTCAACAGGCCCATGGACCTTTCAGCGATCAAGAAGAACATCGAGACGGGGCAGATACGCACGACCGCAGAGTTCCAGCGGGACATTATGCTGATGTTCCAGAACGCGGTGATGTACAACAGCTCTGACCACGACGTCTACCACATGGCCCTGGAGATGCAGCGGGACGTTCTGGAGCAGATCCAGCAGTTCCTGGCCACGCAGCTCATCATGCAGACCTCAGAGTCGGGCATCAGCGCCAAGAGCCTGCGTGGTCGCGAGGCCAACCGCAAGCAGGACGCCAATGACAaggtgagagagacacacacacacacacatacgcagcaCGTTGTCTCTGGGGAGGCGGACACCAGTGACAACCCGGACCCCCAGTAAACGGTGTTGAGAGACACAGATGGCCCACCTCTCAAAACATGCACAAGCAAAGCCTACTGCTGAAGCCCCTGTCATGAGGGTAGTTTTGCTACCGCTAACACCCAGTCTCATATACGTAGACCCTGAGTCCAGCACACAAAGATGCACTTTTAGAGCCAGAACCAACTGCCATGCCCAGAAGGAAAAGGAACAACTCCAAACAAGACACTAATGAAAAGGTCAGTGAgattaaaacacacacccacatacccgCACACACTCTTGGAGGCAAGCGTCCACAACCAGAGCGAGAGATGCCTGCTGAGAATGTTTACCTGCGTGTCCCAGTGAGACTGAGAGCAGTTCAGAGTCAGACACAGCTCACGTGCACACGCGCCAAACACATCGGAGCTCTCCACACCCTGTCCCCGCTCCCAAATCGTGCCCCAGTTAAGATAACGAGCGTTAAAAAGCGTGTCCCCGGATAACGGAAGTGGTGAGATGTTGTCGTTGCCGCCCTGTCTCCGTGGTTGGTGGGAGTGTTTGTTGTGCGTGAGCTGCATGACCTGTCTCCATCTGCATGCCTCCTTGTGCTCTTCACGCGTGTGCACTTCAGTGTTTCTGTGAACAGTAGAAACACGCTAGCCCCGGCGCTAAACCATACCCACGCCCCCATCGCCCCTCCTGCCGTGAGAGCCCTTTCACGTGCGTGCTCTCGCGTGTGGGTGGGAGTGAACGGTGCATGATGAGTTAGCATCCAAGGCGCAGAGTGGAAATTGGCTCCCGCCATGTCCTCAGAGGCGTGTGGCTGGACGGCCAAGGCCAGGTTTCTCCACACAGTGTGCAGAATGACCTTTGCACTGCACACATGTGCCACCGTGCACCGCCGAGTTCAACCCGTTGCTGTATGAAATAGTTATGACCACTTGGTCTTCCAGTTAAGTGCTCCAGCCTTAACTTTATTCAGTGTTCAGAACAGTTTTAAATGGGCTTTCAGTTTTTGTTAAATTGTTGTTattaaacacaacacagaaaTGACCTCTCATAGGCTCCCACAGGGCATAAAATCAGAGATGGAAAAATGCTTTTACAAACTCTAGTGTCCCACTAATTAGAGCTGCAAAAAAAAGTAATTTGATGATCACTCATTCATATGCATCAATGAATTCATCAGCTTAAATGTGGCTTTTAAATGAGAGACTAGCAAATCATTTATCATTCTTGGTTGTTTGTAAAATTATCAAGGTATAACTTGATAATGGTATGAACATCTGGTGCATTAGCTTTATATTTGTGAGAACATTTATTTGACTGACTTCCAGCAAGGAATAACATCTAACATTGTTACATAACTGTACATGACTAGGGTTCTTGGCGTTTCAGGCATTTAGAAGGAGGTACGTGGTCATGTAGTATATTCTGTCAGGTCCGCTGCATTTGGGACGGTGCCGGACCTTGGCGTTGAGATGAAGTTTACTGGGAGGTCTTCAGAACATCCACACTCCTTATCTTCACAGCTCCTCTtcagagcttctgcatgttcagCCTATCTTACATTTGCCCGTATCACATATATCCTCTTTTCTAAAATGTTCCCAGACCTCGATACGTAAATTCACACTTGGTTTGACAAAATACTAAATCGACCAAGGAAACATTTGTCGACGGGTCGTTATTGTTGACTTTTGTTGATAATGTTTACTGTTCCAACTCTTCCGCTAAAACAGTGACAAACGTCACCACCAGCTGGGCTCTTAATTGCTGTTCATGTCGAGACCTGGTAAAGAGAAGCGTGTTTGTACATCTTATCTACCTGTAACTGCAATACTCCACCCCAGCTGAAGCTTTAATGATGTGATGCATACGTGTTCGTCATCACTACTGAATCAGTTGAATACGTTAGCTAGAGTCACGACAGATTATTGTAATGCGGCTGGCGTACGTGCATTTGACGTGTAGGCAAAGCATATCGTATTTTTGATTTCTTTGTCATATGTGGTCTTGTCTGTGCACTTGGCGTTCTTCTGCATGGTGCGAGATGACGTGCGAAAATGCCTCACTACCCACGGCAATCAGTCAAGTGGACGACAGCAGGACAATAACCCCACCATCACGAGGGGGGTCTTGCAGTCTTACTACTGTTCCCTGTTGATGTGGATGAGAGGTCATTTTTGCCATATCTGTAGCTCTATAATTCTTAAAGAGATTATTTCACAAAGGCACTCATGAACCATTTTAAATTACCATGGACactttttatttatctttttgtGATATTTTCACCACCAGGCTTTTGGGAAACCAGGCCCAGAAATACAGCCATCTCTGTTCTCATGCTCATCATGTTACACAGCCATGTGCATCAGTGTCGATGGTTGGGAACACGACGGTCCCAGGCacatacactccacacacactcccatcctctctcacacaccataCTAACACACTCCCACAATTATTTTGACACATTAGCCATCTTTCTCAGCTATGCATATACGTGTTTTTTGTTCTTTAACTCatcccacacgcacacacacgcgcaacccTTTCTCTCTGCTCCACCTTTATTTCCGTCCCACTCGTAccttggcgtgtgtgtgtgtgtgtgtgtgtgtgtatgcgcgtgcgCTAACATGCATCTCTGTGCAGACCTGcttctctgtcttctttctcCCATTGCTGCATTTGCTCTCATGTGTTTCTTACCTAGCTGGGTTCGGTTTGGTAGTCTTCCTGCTCACACCCAAAAATACGCATATGGCTGATTGAAATAAAAGTAGCAGGATCTTATTACCACAAATAAACAGAAGCAGACAAGGACCAGCAAGGCATAAACATCCAGGCTGTGGTAACATCAGCATTGTGTTTTTCCCAAAATGGGAAATGGACCCGTGTTCGGCCCTGCTGCGAATTTGTCAATGCATGTATGTGCTTTTCTGCTttggctgtgtttgtgttttagatGACATTGCTGTAGGTTAAATCCTGTCTTTTTGTGAGTtgcaggtatgtgtgtggttgggggtgtgtgtgtgtgtgagactcctTCTCACTGTTGTTTGTCCTCCTACAGGACAGTCTCCCCATGGCCTCTCCtgctttccttctctctctctttgtaagTATCCAGGTTGAAGGTCACGGCTTTTCTGTCCCCTCCAatcctctttcactctctctctttctctcgtgcatgcgcgcgcacacacacacacacacacgtaaacacacacacacacacacgtaaacacactAATACCTACTGCTCACTGGAAGAGCAGTATCCTTCCTCTGGGCTCCTGCTGGGATGTAAATACAGGCAGGTGTTGGCTCAGAGGCCAGATGCTCACATTTGGCAATAATATGGTGGTaattgcacttttttttttttttttgcattaattTCAGGATGTCAGATGTGACATTTGGTTGTTGAGTTGGTTAACCGCTCAGGTTTTTAGGACTTCCTTCGCCCTAAAACTCTTCTCTCTGTTCAGGTCCAGATAGACCGGGTTTCAGCATGCATGGCCTGGTGTGTCCAAAATAACTGCGTAAAGTTATCTCTATCTGCAGGAACGCTCattccccacccctccccccacctccacctgcctctTCTTTTCTTTCAGGATGGAGGCACAAGGGGGCGCCGCAGTGCCATAGAAGCTGATATGAAGATGAAGAAATGAGCAGATAaggaggagaaaaaaaacacaaggcTTTATGGGCTTTCCTGCCCGTATAAGATCTGATGTTTGATTCTGAATGAGTTTTCGCACAACGTATCTGCTCAGACCAGTGGCTGATGACACAAAGAGGTGTTTGTCAGACAGAGCTAAACACCTGCTTGTTCTCTTCTGTACAGTCAAGAACTCTTGTGTAGAGCTTAAAATGTCATATTTGAGATGGCTATGACGAGCCTTTGTTCTTTGAGTTGGAATGTACCACTATCCATCAACCACATGATCACAGCCTGAAGTGATACACCACCAGCTTCTGAATGTTGGCACAAACACAGCAGCGTCTGCCTTAAGGGACGCAGTGTAGGAGGAGAATCCCCAGGCCTGAAGTGTGAAGCAGCCTTAAGCCGGATTACGTCTGCGTGTGGAGGTGCTTTTCCAGGCTGGTtaggtttgtgttttgtttagcCTTCCTTCGGCAACATAGTCCTTTTGAATCCAGTGTTGTTGAAGGCTGAGCAGTAGTGGCTCTGCTGTCTACACTCAGGTGCTGGACTGGCCATAAACTTCAGGTGTGTCTGTTGGAGCTCATAACAGCTGGATAATTGAGCTCCTAAATAATTCTGACATTAGTTCTGTTGTAtaaactgtgtgtttgtattaaaATAACAATTGTCTCGTTTAATTATGTAAATAAACATTTTCTGCTTGTTTGGTGAGCTAATAAATTACCAGAAATCTGCTAATTTCTACATAATCCCGTGGTAACCACTCTCCAGCCCATAATCACAGAGTGTTGCTCCTGTTCTAGAATACATAGTCTGTGACTACATATGTACAACCTTGTATCTTATAAGCTAAAGGATCTGTTATATATTTTGTTTATATACTTAGACACATGCAAGTAAAATTAGTGTTAGCAAAGCATAGGTAGTACTTTCCAAGGcagtgttgtctgtgtagtgtgGCTTATGTATAACAACGGTGTTGAAAGGAGCAATAAGAATCATTTAAGTACCAATAGGTTTCATTCTGGCAGCTGGTAAGTTAATTTAGAAAAAGGTGAATCTCCCCCAACTCTGGTATTTACACTGTGAAACTGCCTATGAACGAGCAGGCAAGATTACCGCCAGCATTCCTTAACCTCACAAGAAAAACTGAATTCTGCTTATTGCTCCATTAAGATGTAAAGTGGTTAAAATATGAATAAACTTTAATTGCAATGTACATCGTttcaaatacatatatatataaataatgggACTGAAAAATACAGGACACCGTTAGGAAGAGGCCAGCTAGCCTCTTTCAGCATTCCAGAAAGTCCAGAACATTCTTACGTGGTTCAGAGATTGAGAAACACTGTCCAGTGCAAAGTTGTGTTCGCTAGTATAACTGAATAAAATTACAGTGCACGTGTAGAACGGTTAGTGAAAAACAATACTTTTACACACAAAACTCTTAAACGTCAAACATTAATACACAATTCAACAGACGCCTTTGACCAAGTAGTACAGTAGTGCAAGCTACATAATGCAATTCCCACAACATTCAGCAACACTGGAAGATATTTAATAAATTAACGTAGCTAGAAAAACAAGTGGAATGGGCTAAACGGCTTGTGAGCGATGTTCCGTGTGCAGTTGGTCGTCCGCCCCCCTGTCCTCCACATCACGGCGGGGTTCAGTAGGACTCCAGCACAGTGGGCTTGGCGCTCGAGTAAAGTTTCCTCTTGACCAGCTGGTACTCTGGTCGAAGCCTCAAAACTTTGTCGTTGGCAAAAAAGTGCTTCAGTGGCGGCCAACCATCCCTATCGAGTCTGAAGACGACAGACAGCTCGAAGGttggggtaagac
It includes:
- the brd8b gene encoding bromodomain-containing protein 8 isoform X6 produces the protein MSTGKHKMLSLGPTEPWSVREKLCLASSVMRSGDQNWVSVSRAIKPFSEPGRPPDWFSQKHCASQYSELLETTEAPKRKRGEKGEVVETIEDVIVRRLTAERIDELKRLLKDTQEKYRKLKKEADLIQAGHMDSKLEELWGEIEQKKKQEEEEAEQKRRATEAAYQARQAAKNTPKRLPSVTVRSPLGAGSPSMDLPHPDTPQPTPDDSSCPSPMAQGVAVFMPVTEAAAPASKEGSLGALVDESPQKKLLSQKATPPPSPLLSELLKKGSLLSASPRLVVEGEVTAALSNGAHGVEVHASPAALPTGHDVSADAPTLSRLLESAPPVQMPASAEPPNPPVAPPAQGHLFIPCPGTAVAECSVPEAVLTVQSAVEQAEGREGELVEEDLVAVSYMGEELDLETVGDIIAIIEEKVDDSVEVLDAAEVEAALSLCDEAVAGPHALPGPWEPEAFKPSEPDSSAQPRVAAGTPLSSPVPGVLEGEQAAPVEDAGDSGEPEEGAQDPDTVTPAEMDQTQETELQGVEEREAEEEGGREEEQAPSPSLKCASEEWTQPEAETPCLDSEDSSVSGRDSKEVKDEDGASEVDADEGMEMKECGEGPYLSELEPPASESEDGYGTNSQRYTTADSTASSPASSQFSMCSEDQEALQAQKIWKKAIMLVWRAAANHRYASVFLQPVSDDIAPGYHSIVHRPMDLSAIKKNIETGQIRTTAEFQRDIMLMFQNAVMYNSSDHDVYHMALEMQRDVLEQIQQFLATQLIMQTSESGISAKSLRGREANRKQDANDKTLSPAHKDALLEPEPTAMPRRKRNNSKQDTNEKDSLPMASPAFLLSLFDGGTRGRRSAIEADMKMKK
- the brd8b gene encoding bromodomain-containing protein 8 isoform X7, giving the protein MSTGKHKMLSLGPTEPWSVREKLCLASSVMRSGDQNWVSVSRAIKPFSEPGRPPDWFSQKHCASQYSELLETTEAPKRKRGEKGEVVETIEDVIVRRLTAERIDELKRLLKDTQEKYRKLKKEADLIQAGHMDSKLEELWGEIEQKKKQEEEEAEQKRRATEAAYQARQAAKNTPKRLPSVTVRSPLGAGSPSMDLPHPDTPQPTPDDSSCPSPMAQGVAVFMPVTEAAAPASKEGSLGALVDESPQKKLLSQKATPPPSPLLSELLKKGSLLSASPRLVVEGEVTAALSNGAHGVEVHASPAALPTGHDVSAELCVCVSVSDAPTLSRLLESAPPVQMPASAEPPNPPVAPPAQGHLFIPCPGTAVAECSVPEAVLTVQSAVEQAEGREGELVEEDLVAVSYMGEELDLETVGDIIAIIEEKVDDSVEVLDAAEVEAALSLCDEAVAGPHALPGPWEPEAFKPSEPDSSAQPRVAAGTPLSSPVPGVLEGEQAAPVEDAGDSGEPEEGAQDPDTVTPAEMDQTQETELQGVEEREAEEEGGREEEQAPSPSLKCASEEWTQPEAETPCLDSEDSSVSGRDSKEVKDEDGASEVDADEGMEMKECGEGPYLSELEPPASESEDGYGTNSQRYTTADSTASSPASSQFSMCSEDQEALQAQKIWKKAIMLVWRAAANHRYASVFLQPVSDDIAPGYHSIVHRPMDLSAIKKNIETGQIRTTAEFQRDIMLMFQNAVMYNSSDHDVYHMALEMQRDVLEQIQQFLATQLIMQTSESGISAKSLRGREANRKQDANDKDSLPMASPAFLLSLFVSIQVEGHGFSVPSNPLSLSLFLSCMRAHTHTHTRKHTHTHT
- the brd8b gene encoding bromodomain-containing protein 8 isoform X5; amino-acid sequence: MSTGKHKMLSLGPTEPWSVREKLCLASSVMRSGDQNWVSVSRAIKPFSEPGRPPDWFSQKHCASQYSELLETTEAPKRKRGEKGEVVETIEDVIVRRLTAERIDELKRLLKDTQEKYRKLKKEADLIQAGHMDSKLEELWGEIEQKKKQEEEEAEQKRRATEAAYQARQAAKNTPKRLPSVTVRSPLGAGSPSMDLPHPDTPQPTPDDSSCPSPMAQGVAVFMPVTEAAAPASKEGSLGALVDESPQKKLLSQKATPPPSPLLSELLKKGSLLSASPRLVVEGEVTAALSNGAHGVEVHASPAALPTGHDVSAGTAVAECSVPEAVLTVQSAVEQAEGREGELVEEDLVAVSYMGEELDLETVGDIIAIIEEKVDDSVEVLDAAEVEAALSLCDEAVAGPHALPGPWEPEAFKPSEPDSSAQPRVAAGTPLSSPVPGVLEGEQAAPVEDAGDSGEPEEGAQDPDTVTPAEMDQTQETELQGVEEREAEEEGGREEEQAPSPSLKCASEEWTQPEAETPCLDSEDSSVSGRDSKEVKDEDGASEVDADEGMEMKECGEGPYLSELEPPASESEDGYGTNSQRYTTADSTASSPASSQFSMCSEDQEALQAQKIWKKAIMLVWRAAANHRYASVFLQPVSDDIAPGYHSIVHRPMDLSAIKKNIETGQIRTTAEFQRDIMLMFQNAVMYNSSDHDVYHMALEMQRDVLEQIQQFLATQLIMQTSESGISAKSLRGREANRKQDANDKTLSPAHKDALLEPEPTAMPRRKRNNSKQDTNEKVSEIKTHTHIPAHTLGGKRPQPEREMPAENVYLRVPVRLRAVQSQTQLTCTRAKHIGALHTLSPLPNRAPVKITSVKKRVPG
- the brd8b gene encoding bromodomain-containing protein 8 isoform X11 — its product is MSTGKHKMLSLGPTEPWSVREKLCLASSVMRSGDQNWVSVSRAIKPFSEPGRPPDWFSQKHCASQYSELLETTEAPKRKRGEKGEVVETIEDVIVRRLTAERIDELKRLLKDTQEKYRKLKKEADLIQAGHMDSKLEELWGEIEQKKKQEEEEAEQKRRATEAAYQARQAAKNTPKRLPSVTVRSPLGAGSPSMDLPHPDTPQPTPDDSSCPSPMAQGVAVFMPVTEAAAPASKEGSLGALVDESPQKKLLSQKATPPPSPLLSELLKKGSLLSASPRLVVEGEVTAALSNGAHGVEVHASPAALPTGHDVSAELCVCVSVSDAPTLSRLLESAPPVQMPASAEPPNPPVAPPAQGHLFIPCPGTAVAECSVPEAVLTVQSAVEQAEGREGELVEEDLVAVSYMGEELDLETVGDIIAIIEEKVDDSVEVLDAAEVEAALSLCDEAVAGPHALPGPWEPEAFKPSEPDSSAQPRVAAGTPLSSPVPGVLEGEQAAPVEDAGDSGEPEEGAQDPDTVTPAEMDQTQETELQGVEEREAEEEGGREEEQAPSPSLKCASEEWTQPEAETPCLDSEDSSVSGRDSKEVKDEDGASEVDADEGMEMKECGEGPYLSELEPPASESEDGYGTNSQRYTTADSTASSPASSQFSMCSEDQEALQAQKIWKKAIMLVWRAAANHRYASVFLQPVSDDIAPGYHSIVHRPMDLSAIKKNIETGQIRTTAEFQRDIMLMFQNAVMYNSSDHDVYHMALEMQRDVLEQIQQFLATQLIMQTSESGISAKSLRGREANRKQDANDKDGGTRGRRSAIEADMKMKK